The Osmerus eperlanus chromosome 7, fOsmEpe2.1, whole genome shotgun sequence genome includes a region encoding these proteins:
- the si:ch73-95l15.5 gene encoding uncharacterized protein si:ch73-95l15.5 isoform X1, whose protein sequence is MSSKGRMKCCRVCGGGLQGNQRRWLYGVQDRRGGGHPQTPTESLSRGSVSKSSQSSPWGSTTSLASSVSISKFHTSLTPTKGIDLLSILTHILGQSVPRGNGQEEFLCGKCVSVLERVFKFDTVIARVRVLSSERLQKLYQERDKIRQWVRSAYRQHHPPGFRTESNTSEEDGEEEKEGYRDMLTENMVLSEFECWSEKWERCKYFRRTGKKCKEGKDCEGCDSLRVSDSDYESVCGIPRYLPFQAFSPLASSRVKSQSMPLHWSRRPSLSSSAASLIGSSLSLQAPSSSQSVDSLDGNDCLDWRGDQSFNLVRVLKDLKSIERKPMTSPSGSRIPVLERKEERNTGEAEEVSSPILTRALNFGEGEEEENVDELNGERSDLLTDEFIPLHTEHITGRMHLAVSQLRRQLVQAMARINTLEMELKRGQKPTANSDDNKSVDSGTVSSVWTEGGDLPLHSIRHTLHSREQVMHKFLESLQSEMSERDNRLDGEIEELTKIGKDKDMDINILNTVLRCNQDIINGLRVELAEKEQMQKQVQKEREVWRQREQTLSAVIQEKEELLHYQKEVLESCQKDVQALSDSVIGHGMSGGRAEGALASQLQDKEALLTVWIKGRDEQSATLCQEVTKLTTALNDYQNMVQEQQETHSQTVSLLKEQLCETQNKLRERCRENKEVEKAWEKEKQDRERKEWKLRDSLEMRNKLIEQVLLDSEERDHLFQELQQNLLND, encoded by the exons ATGTCCTCTAAAGGCAGAATGAAGTGCTGccgggtgtgtgggggtggtctCCAGGGTAACCAGAGGCGATGGCTCTATGGGGTCCAAGACCGGAGAGGAGGTGGTCATCCCCAGACTCCTACAGAGTCTCTCTCCAGAGGAAGTGTCTCAAAGTCATCTCAAAGCAGCCCCTGGG GTAGCACTACATCTCTTGCGTCCTCAGTTTCCATCTCAAAATTCCATACCTCGCTCACCCCTACTAAAGGAATAGACCTTCTgtccatactcacacacatattggGGCAGTCTGTACCCCGAGGAAACGGACAGGAGGAGTTTTTGTGCGGAAAATGTGTGTCAGTTTTAGAGCGAGTGTTCAAATTTGACACAGTGATAGCCAGAGTGAGAGTGTTGTCATCTGAGAGGCTGCAGAAGTTGTACCAGGAGAGGGATAAGATCAGACAGTGGGTACGCAGTGCATACCGCCAGCACCACCCTCCTGGCTTCAGAACTGAGAGCAACACTagtgaggaggatggagaggaggagaaagagggttaCAGAGATATGCTTACGGAGAATATGGTCCTTTCAGAGTTTGAATGCTGGTCTGAGAAGTGGGAAAGGTGCAAATATTTTAGGAGAACTGGTAAAAAATGCAAGGAAGGTAAAGATTGCGAGGGATGTGATTCACTGAGGGTCTCTGATTCAGATTATGAGTCTGTTTGTGGCATTCCCCGTTACCTGCCATTCCAAGCCTTCTCCCCATTGGCCTCATCACGGGTAAAGTCACAGAGCATGCCTCTTCACTGGTCAAGAAGGCCTTCACTCAGTTCCAGCGCAGCTTCACTGATCGGGTCCAGCCTGTCTTTACAAGCGCCTTCATCCAGCCAATCTGTGGACTCGCTAGATGGTAATGATTGTTTGGATTGGCGAGGTGATCAGTCTTTCAACCTAGTAAGGGTGCTTAAAGATCTGAAGAGTATTGAGAGAAAGCCAATGACTTCACCATCAGGAAGTAGAATCCCTGTTTtggaaaggaaggaagagagaaatacagGGGAGGCTGAAGAGGTGTCATCACCAATCCTTACAAGGGCTTTGAAttttggagagggggaggaggaagaaaatgtAGATGagctgaatggagagagaagcGATCTTCTGACAGATGAGTTTATTCCCTTACATACAGAG CACATAACAGGTAGAATGCATCTTGCAGTCAGCCAGTTGAGAAGACAGCTGGTTCAGGCCATGGCCCGTATCAACACTCTAGAGATGGAGCTGAAACGTGGACAGAAACCTACAGCCAATAGTGATGACAACAAATCTGTGGATTCTGGAACAGTAAGCAGTGTATGG ACTGAAGGTGGGGACCTGCCACTGCACAGCATTAGACACACTCTTCACAGCAGGGAACAAGTGATGCAT AAATTTCTGGAGTCTTTACAGTCAGAGATGAGTGAGAGGGACAACAGACTGGATGGAGAGATTGAGGAACTTACGAAGATTGGGAAAGACAAAGACATGGATATCAACATACTAAACACTGTGCTTCGTTGTAACCAAGATATCATAAAT GGGTTGCGAGTAGAGCTAGCAGAGAAGGAACAAATGCAAAAGCAAgttcagaaagagagggaggtctggagacagagagagcaaaccCTGTCTGCAGTCATCCAGGAGAAAGAAGAACTTCTGCATTACCAGAAGGAGGTGCTAGAGAGCTGTCAGAAAGATGTGCAG GCTCTTTCTGATTCTGTGATTGGTCATGGAATGTCAGGGGGCAGGGCTGAGGGGGCTCTAGCCAGTCAGCTACAAGACAAGGAGGCCCTTCTCACAGTTTGGATCAAGGGCAGAGATGAGCAGAGTGCCACCTTGTGTCAAGAGGTCACCAAGCTCACCACTGCCCTCAATGACTACCAAAACATGGTGCAG GAGCAACAGGAAACCCACAGTCAGACGGTGTCCTTATTAAAGGAACAGCTTTGCGAAACTCAGAATAAGCTgagggagagatgcagggagaacaaggaggtggagaaagcctgggagaaggagaagcaggacagggagaggaaagagtggAAACTGAGGGACAGCCTGGAGATGAGGAACAAGCTTATTGAG CAAGTTCTCCTGGACTCTGAGGAGCGGGATCACTTGTTTCAAGAGCTGCAACAGAACCTTCTGAACGACTGA
- the si:ch73-95l15.5 gene encoding uncharacterized protein si:ch73-95l15.5 isoform X2, which yields MSSKGRMKCCRVCGGGLQGNQRRWLYGVQDRRGGGHPQTPTESLSRGSVSKSSQSSPWGSTTSLASSVSISKFHTSLTPTKGIDLLSILTHILGQSVPRGNGQEEFLCGKCVSVLERVFKFDTVIARVRVLSSERLQKLYQERDKIRQWVRSAYRQHHPPGFRTESNTSEEDGEEEKEGYRDMLTENMVLSEFECWSEKWERCKYFRRTGKKCKEGKDCEGCDSLRVSDSDYESVCGIPRYLPFQAFSPLASSRVKSQSMPLHWSRRPSLSSSAASLIGSSLSLQAPSSSQSVDSLDGNDCLDWRGDQSFNLVRVLKDLKSIERKPMTSPSGSRIPVLERKEERNTGEAEEVSSPILTRALNFGEGEEEENVDELNGERSDLLTDEFIPLHTEHITGRMHLAVSQLRRQLVQAMARINTLEMELKRGQKPTANSDDNKSVDSGTVSSTEGGDLPLHSIRHTLHSREQVMHKFLESLQSEMSERDNRLDGEIEELTKIGKDKDMDINILNTVLRCNQDIINGLRVELAEKEQMQKQVQKEREVWRQREQTLSAVIQEKEELLHYQKEVLESCQKDVQALSDSVIGHGMSGGRAEGALASQLQDKEALLTVWIKGRDEQSATLCQEVTKLTTALNDYQNMVQEQQETHSQTVSLLKEQLCETQNKLRERCRENKEVEKAWEKEKQDRERKEWKLRDSLEMRNKLIEQVLLDSEERDHLFQELQQNLLND from the exons ATGTCCTCTAAAGGCAGAATGAAGTGCTGccgggtgtgtgggggtggtctCCAGGGTAACCAGAGGCGATGGCTCTATGGGGTCCAAGACCGGAGAGGAGGTGGTCATCCCCAGACTCCTACAGAGTCTCTCTCCAGAGGAAGTGTCTCAAAGTCATCTCAAAGCAGCCCCTGGG GTAGCACTACATCTCTTGCGTCCTCAGTTTCCATCTCAAAATTCCATACCTCGCTCACCCCTACTAAAGGAATAGACCTTCTgtccatactcacacacatattggGGCAGTCTGTACCCCGAGGAAACGGACAGGAGGAGTTTTTGTGCGGAAAATGTGTGTCAGTTTTAGAGCGAGTGTTCAAATTTGACACAGTGATAGCCAGAGTGAGAGTGTTGTCATCTGAGAGGCTGCAGAAGTTGTACCAGGAGAGGGATAAGATCAGACAGTGGGTACGCAGTGCATACCGCCAGCACCACCCTCCTGGCTTCAGAACTGAGAGCAACACTagtgaggaggatggagaggaggagaaagagggttaCAGAGATATGCTTACGGAGAATATGGTCCTTTCAGAGTTTGAATGCTGGTCTGAGAAGTGGGAAAGGTGCAAATATTTTAGGAGAACTGGTAAAAAATGCAAGGAAGGTAAAGATTGCGAGGGATGTGATTCACTGAGGGTCTCTGATTCAGATTATGAGTCTGTTTGTGGCATTCCCCGTTACCTGCCATTCCAAGCCTTCTCCCCATTGGCCTCATCACGGGTAAAGTCACAGAGCATGCCTCTTCACTGGTCAAGAAGGCCTTCACTCAGTTCCAGCGCAGCTTCACTGATCGGGTCCAGCCTGTCTTTACAAGCGCCTTCATCCAGCCAATCTGTGGACTCGCTAGATGGTAATGATTGTTTGGATTGGCGAGGTGATCAGTCTTTCAACCTAGTAAGGGTGCTTAAAGATCTGAAGAGTATTGAGAGAAAGCCAATGACTTCACCATCAGGAAGTAGAATCCCTGTTTtggaaaggaaggaagagagaaatacagGGGAGGCTGAAGAGGTGTCATCACCAATCCTTACAAGGGCTTTGAAttttggagagggggaggaggaagaaaatgtAGATGagctgaatggagagagaagcGATCTTCTGACAGATGAGTTTATTCCCTTACATACAGAG CACATAACAGGTAGAATGCATCTTGCAGTCAGCCAGTTGAGAAGACAGCTGGTTCAGGCCATGGCCCGTATCAACACTCTAGAGATGGAGCTGAAACGTGGACAGAAACCTACAGCCAATAGTGATGACAACAAATCTGTGGATTCTGGAACAGTAAGCAGT ACTGAAGGTGGGGACCTGCCACTGCACAGCATTAGACACACTCTTCACAGCAGGGAACAAGTGATGCAT AAATTTCTGGAGTCTTTACAGTCAGAGATGAGTGAGAGGGACAACAGACTGGATGGAGAGATTGAGGAACTTACGAAGATTGGGAAAGACAAAGACATGGATATCAACATACTAAACACTGTGCTTCGTTGTAACCAAGATATCATAAAT GGGTTGCGAGTAGAGCTAGCAGAGAAGGAACAAATGCAAAAGCAAgttcagaaagagagggaggtctggagacagagagagcaaaccCTGTCTGCAGTCATCCAGGAGAAAGAAGAACTTCTGCATTACCAGAAGGAGGTGCTAGAGAGCTGTCAGAAAGATGTGCAG GCTCTTTCTGATTCTGTGATTGGTCATGGAATGTCAGGGGGCAGGGCTGAGGGGGCTCTAGCCAGTCAGCTACAAGACAAGGAGGCCCTTCTCACAGTTTGGATCAAGGGCAGAGATGAGCAGAGTGCCACCTTGTGTCAAGAGGTCACCAAGCTCACCACTGCCCTCAATGACTACCAAAACATGGTGCAG GAGCAACAGGAAACCCACAGTCAGACGGTGTCCTTATTAAAGGAACAGCTTTGCGAAACTCAGAATAAGCTgagggagagatgcagggagaacaaggaggtggagaaagcctgggagaaggagaagcaggacagggagaggaaagagtggAAACTGAGGGACAGCCTGGAGATGAGGAACAAGCTTATTGAG CAAGTTCTCCTGGACTCTGAGGAGCGGGATCACTTGTTTCAAGAGCTGCAACAGAACCTTCTGAACGACTGA
- the si:ch73-95l15.5 gene encoding uncharacterized protein si:ch73-95l15.5 isoform X3 — protein MSSKGRMKCCRVCGGGLQGNQRRWLYGVQDRRGGGHPQTPTESLSRGSVSKSSQSSPWGSTTSLASSVSISKFHTSLTPTKGIDLLSILTHILGQSVPRGNGQEEFLCGKCVSVLERVFKFDTVIARVRVLSSERLQKLYQERDKIRQWVRSAYRQHHPPGFRTESNTSEEDGEEEKEGYRDMLTENMVLSEFECWSEKWERCKYFRRTGKKCKEGKDCEGCDSLRVSDSDYESVCGIPRYLPFQAFSPLASSRVKSQSMPLHWSRRPSLSSSAASLIGSSLSLQAPSSSQSVDSLDGNDCLDWRGDQSFNLVRVLKDLKSIERKPMTSPSGSRIPVLERKEERNTGEAEEVSSPILTRALNFGEGEEEENVDELNGERSDLLTDEFIPLHTEHITGRMHLAVSQLRRQLVQAMARINTLEMELKRGQKPTANSDDNKSVDSGTTEGGDLPLHSIRHTLHSREQVMHKFLESLQSEMSERDNRLDGEIEELTKIGKDKDMDINILNTVLRCNQDIINGLRVELAEKEQMQKQVQKEREVWRQREQTLSAVIQEKEELLHYQKEVLESCQKDVQALSDSVIGHGMSGGRAEGALASQLQDKEALLTVWIKGRDEQSATLCQEVTKLTTALNDYQNMVQEQQETHSQTVSLLKEQLCETQNKLRERCRENKEVEKAWEKEKQDRERKEWKLRDSLEMRNKLIEQVLLDSEERDHLFQELQQNLLND, from the exons ATGTCCTCTAAAGGCAGAATGAAGTGCTGccgggtgtgtgggggtggtctCCAGGGTAACCAGAGGCGATGGCTCTATGGGGTCCAAGACCGGAGAGGAGGTGGTCATCCCCAGACTCCTACAGAGTCTCTCTCCAGAGGAAGTGTCTCAAAGTCATCTCAAAGCAGCCCCTGGG GTAGCACTACATCTCTTGCGTCCTCAGTTTCCATCTCAAAATTCCATACCTCGCTCACCCCTACTAAAGGAATAGACCTTCTgtccatactcacacacatattggGGCAGTCTGTACCCCGAGGAAACGGACAGGAGGAGTTTTTGTGCGGAAAATGTGTGTCAGTTTTAGAGCGAGTGTTCAAATTTGACACAGTGATAGCCAGAGTGAGAGTGTTGTCATCTGAGAGGCTGCAGAAGTTGTACCAGGAGAGGGATAAGATCAGACAGTGGGTACGCAGTGCATACCGCCAGCACCACCCTCCTGGCTTCAGAACTGAGAGCAACACTagtgaggaggatggagaggaggagaaagagggttaCAGAGATATGCTTACGGAGAATATGGTCCTTTCAGAGTTTGAATGCTGGTCTGAGAAGTGGGAAAGGTGCAAATATTTTAGGAGAACTGGTAAAAAATGCAAGGAAGGTAAAGATTGCGAGGGATGTGATTCACTGAGGGTCTCTGATTCAGATTATGAGTCTGTTTGTGGCATTCCCCGTTACCTGCCATTCCAAGCCTTCTCCCCATTGGCCTCATCACGGGTAAAGTCACAGAGCATGCCTCTTCACTGGTCAAGAAGGCCTTCACTCAGTTCCAGCGCAGCTTCACTGATCGGGTCCAGCCTGTCTTTACAAGCGCCTTCATCCAGCCAATCTGTGGACTCGCTAGATGGTAATGATTGTTTGGATTGGCGAGGTGATCAGTCTTTCAACCTAGTAAGGGTGCTTAAAGATCTGAAGAGTATTGAGAGAAAGCCAATGACTTCACCATCAGGAAGTAGAATCCCTGTTTtggaaaggaaggaagagagaaatacagGGGAGGCTGAAGAGGTGTCATCACCAATCCTTACAAGGGCTTTGAAttttggagagggggaggaggaagaaaatgtAGATGagctgaatggagagagaagcGATCTTCTGACAGATGAGTTTATTCCCTTACATACAGAG CACATAACAGGTAGAATGCATCTTGCAGTCAGCCAGTTGAGAAGACAGCTGGTTCAGGCCATGGCCCGTATCAACACTCTAGAGATGGAGCTGAAACGTGGACAGAAACCTACAGCCAATAGTGATGACAACAAATCTGTGGATTCTGGAACA ACTGAAGGTGGGGACCTGCCACTGCACAGCATTAGACACACTCTTCACAGCAGGGAACAAGTGATGCAT AAATTTCTGGAGTCTTTACAGTCAGAGATGAGTGAGAGGGACAACAGACTGGATGGAGAGATTGAGGAACTTACGAAGATTGGGAAAGACAAAGACATGGATATCAACATACTAAACACTGTGCTTCGTTGTAACCAAGATATCATAAAT GGGTTGCGAGTAGAGCTAGCAGAGAAGGAACAAATGCAAAAGCAAgttcagaaagagagggaggtctggagacagagagagcaaaccCTGTCTGCAGTCATCCAGGAGAAAGAAGAACTTCTGCATTACCAGAAGGAGGTGCTAGAGAGCTGTCAGAAAGATGTGCAG GCTCTTTCTGATTCTGTGATTGGTCATGGAATGTCAGGGGGCAGGGCTGAGGGGGCTCTAGCCAGTCAGCTACAAGACAAGGAGGCCCTTCTCACAGTTTGGATCAAGGGCAGAGATGAGCAGAGTGCCACCTTGTGTCAAGAGGTCACCAAGCTCACCACTGCCCTCAATGACTACCAAAACATGGTGCAG GAGCAACAGGAAACCCACAGTCAGACGGTGTCCTTATTAAAGGAACAGCTTTGCGAAACTCAGAATAAGCTgagggagagatgcagggagaacaaggaggtggagaaagcctgggagaaggagaagcaggacagggagaggaaagagtggAAACTGAGGGACAGCCTGGAGATGAGGAACAAGCTTATTGAG CAAGTTCTCCTGGACTCTGAGGAGCGGGATCACTTGTTTCAAGAGCTGCAACAGAACCTTCTGAACGACTGA